Genomic window (Xenopus laevis strain J_2021 chromosome 3S, Xenopus_laevis_v10.1, whole genome shotgun sequence):
ACACAGTTggcttctgtaaaaaataaaagcttttgttTAGAATGTACATTGCCTATTTACTTaattcaaaaatagttttttttaattattattataaaacacaaacagATAACTGGTTTGCCCGTCCCTCAACCTGTAACCTGGAGAGCCTGTTTAAATAGGCATAATGAACTTTTATGCCCTAGCACTTTCTAAAGGAAGCACCccagacttaaaggaacaataacaccaaataaTAAAAGGGTATGAAGTAATTATAATATTATGTATTGTTGTCCTACACTGGTAAAGTTtctgcgtttgcttcagaaagactactatagtttatataaacaagatactgtgcagccatgggggcagccattcaagctggataCAAGGAGAAGACACAGTTTACATAAAAGATAAGCCTGGTAAAACACCATTCTATTCTACAGGGCTTAGATTTTAAATTTTGCACCACActgtctgcctgcacctgagcagagGTAATGTTTCCTGGTGCAGGCATATAGGACAGAAGGGCAGCAGCAGAGGAGCGGAATCTTGATCTGTTTTTCTCTGCAGGCCAAAATCCGACTCATATGGCCTAAGCATAGGGGCTAGCAACCAAGAAACTTAGAAGACAGGAGTACTTTGCTTCATCATTCTGTAATATCACACTCCACTAGGTCCATTATCAAAAATACTGGATTGATCGAAAAATCTAGCAATGTGTAATGCTGTCATATAGAAGACATAAGGTTACAACTAAAACTGTAACCTAAAATAATTTTCCGTTGTATGATATTTACACTGAGCTACTCTAAACATCTGATTAGGAAATCAATTCTCCCATGTATACCCTCACCTTCAGGCGCATCAACGTCCAAGTccattttctcatttattttctttgcagGCACAATGGTTGCAATTTCTTTCACGTCATCCATAAGTACATTGCTTCCCTTGGCCAATACAGTTTTCAATCTGGCAAGTTCCTTAGGTgcattcttttttctcttttctgccCGCATTTTCCTTTTCCACTTGCTTCTTAAGCTTTTAGCCATTTTGCTtttgatgtatttaaaaaaaaaaaaaaaaatactagagaccctaggaaaaaataaaaagcagtcaGTATTCCTAGGGAGATTATATTAgtgctaaaggaaaaaaaactcactCAATTATATTAATGGCCTAAACTTTTTCTAGCAATACATGTTCTTTGTCAACATCTTTAAAGAGAGTCTCCCCCATATAATTAACTTATAGTAGTTATAAGTAGTAACCTATAGTATCTTATAGCatggcctattcctagcaacATTCCAataggtttttgtttttgttatttttttagttatgttttaaatagcatttgcattatttgcctacCTCTTATCTCATCCCAGCttaaatattgaaattgaaaatattgaaatatgaaGCTACAATATTAGTTATGTTATTACTGTTACTTGGGTAAACTAAAAAGCAGATAAAATGACAACCTGCAGAACAATGCCAAATCATGCTCAATGTTAAAGATTCACTACCGTTAAAAGTGAATTACCAAGTGCccattgtcacaatataaggtaacTCATTTATCCTGCACAGCATTTGGTTTGTGCCCACTGATTTACTGGAAATGTACACAGCACAACAGTTGGGGTAAAcatacttaacttaaaggtgaatcactacattaagttttagtatacggtataggatccgttatccagaaaactctgaattacggaatggcggtctccaatagactcatcagttttataaaaataagccaaattttaaaaaatgatttcctttttctctgtaataaaacagtaccttgtacttgatcccaactaagatacacttaatccgtattggaagcaaaaccagcctattgatttaatgtttacatgattttctagcagacttaaggtatgaagatccaaattacggaaagatccgttatctggaaaactccaagtcccgagcattctggataacaggtctaatacctGTACTATAGAATAGCTATTTTTTAGcatcttttcaactggcctttcattttttataattgtgtttttaattatttgccttcttcttctgtctctttccagcattcaaacatggctcaccaaccccatctataaaacaaatgttttgtgagGCTATAAATTTATTATAactttgtattactcgtctttcaaTTTAGGCGCTCTCTCCTATTCCATTTTCTTACTAAATACAATGCTTGGTTGCTGGGGAAcatgaatcctagcaaccagattgaaatgacaaactgaagagctactgaaataaaaactaaacgcaaaaaaaaaaaacacaaatgaaaaaaaatgaaagccaaattcAAATGGTCTCAGAAGACCCCTCTCTACACGACCATGCTAAACGATAACTCAATAGTGAACAAGCCCTCTAAACGCATAAGGTTAAGTCCACACAAcccattttggggagatttgttcgcctgtcgactaatcgcctcgtttttgcagagaccaatctccccaaacgccttccctgaatatgcgccggcttacaatgaaaaaacgccggcgctaatcacacacggcggtttgttttccgaagttgcctcgcgaggaaactttgggcgacttcagaaaacgaatcgccgcgtgtgattagcgccagcgtttttttcatttttagccggcgcatattcagggaaggcgtttggggagattggctccaaaaacgaggcgattagtcgcccaaatCTCCCAAAACTCTGTGCGGCCCGACCTATttcaactattgaaaacgcatcgccatgtgtgcattagcgcaggcaacttttcattgtagcctatggggaaaaacgctgaggcagttcagggagatagttgctcaaaagatgaggcgattagtagccaggcaacaaaatctccctgaatctcctcgtgagGCCTATTACCCTAATGATTCAGAAACGCCTGATGTTCATTCTATCCTAATAAGGGTCAGGCCATAGtgggcatttggggagattggtcgccgcaaaaacgaggcgatttgtagccaggcgaccaatctccccaaaacgcccagtgtggcctgacccaaACTAATAAAACCAAGGCGGGTTGTATACCACTCGTCTAAAACACCCAGCCTGTCTTATCTGCTGCCTCCGCCGAGTGAGTGGGGATGTGAGACTGTTCAGGGATCAGGGGCCATTGGCTGACGCACAATTTCAGCGCCACGTGCAGCCGGATAAAGCATGGCCTGAACCCACTTATAGAGCCCGcgctcttctttctcctccttcCCTGTTGGTCAGTGAGTCTCTCAGTCCCACCCCCCACACTTTCCTACACCGGGCCCGTGACCTACCGACAGATCCCCAACACGTGTCACACGATTAGGACAACGCAGAGCTCCGACCACTTCTGAAAGCGCTTCCGCAGCACGTCAAGAACTCGCCTAGAGGCGGGGAGAACGTGCGCGCTCCTTACGCTTTAGTAACCCTTTCGTTGTCAGTCGTGATGCTTCCTCTTATAAGTAGCAAGTAGATAAAAAAAAGCACGattgttttatttctgtattaagGTAATTCTGCGGCCCCTTACGTATGATATAGTCTGTATATACACAGGAAGAGGTAACCGTATATGGTTTCAATATGTACAGTGGGAGCTCGTTTACAActatggaaggcagggtgcaaagtcaAGGGCAACAAAGAAAAAGCAATCTGCCTTTTTTAACTTAGTACACTTGCCCTCACCCTCCTTGAAGTGCCTAGCTGGCAATAGCAATCAGGTCATGtatataattcacaatacacTGCAGACAGGACATGTGGCCTAAAACCAGTCCCACTGGGCCTCCAACCTTATACTCCTTATActccaattagggttgccaccttttctggacaaaaataccggccttcctatatatttatcttttttccttattaataacattgggatctaccatcatttttacaggccagtaaaatatcagCTAAGTGGCAGCCGTAACTCCAATAGATGCTAGGGAACATGTTGCCATTTTATAAGCTTTCCTCCACAGGAGATTAATATCCAGccgtacttagggttgccaccttttccagaaaaaaaaaagactggcctccctgtatatttatcttttttccctattaatagcattgggatcaacca
Coding sequences:
- the llphp3.S gene encoding protein LLP homolog (The RefSeq protein has 1 substitution compared to this genomic sequence), with translation MAKSLRSKWKRKMRAEKRKKNAPKELARLKTVLAKGSNVLMDDVKEIATVVPAKKINEKMDLDVDAPEGESSKMDTELKRNKKNLRDQHGQYPVWFNQRQQKKLKSQCGKKKGKSKQAKKLAW